The DNA segment tcggaaacggctctaacgattctcacgaaatttggaacaaagtaggtttatgatatgaagattcgattgcactaggtctcaacccttggataaatcgctgaaggacattaaaaggataaatacttccttggaaaaacagctggaaattttgtcgtctgtcgataccgtaatggaagagagtgaacgagtgcatgtgtgtgggatcatccagctgataaagaaaaattcagcaagagaaacttattttcgtttatttgtttttttttagaaaacatgtttactacagaaagtccaaaatagtaactagatgctgttagtgtagaatagtaaatagtaggcctatattaacaaatattgtagcaaacatagtaaatcgaattcatagtatatctatctatttgtaattgattatgtgtttgttttttgaagtgtgaataaattgttattttgatgagtgatggtagcttaacctagattttgatttggactgtagtataaatttgaaaagggacagttttgggcataagcctgttgtgcctcctcatataactgtaaaaataatttcactttttgtgtagttaagaagttgatattgtggtaattattcatattgaatgaaaaagactaagaaattgtcaaaaaaccacagatttattgatacttagaaagaccggtttcggttattacaccattgtcaatctctgataaactgtttatcagagtttatcagagattgacaatggtgtaataaccgaaaccggtctttctaagtatcaataaatctgtggttttttgacaatttcttagtctttttcattcaacagtaaaaataattgtacgactgagaaaatgaataaataaatataaactataaatattcaatctttcgttacaaattttctatgcttttacactccagagaaaagctcggtcccccgatattgtatattttataaaatcatttATAATCTACGATTTATTGTCtaatattatcttatctatttattttagtTACCCAGTTGAACACAACACAGCCCAGAAGAGTTTTAAAAGTGGGCTGTGTTGAAAGAGGATAAATACAGATTTGGTAGTGTTTTAAGAGCCAAtataaaatgattgaatgataaatataCTAGTTCATGGCCATCTATTCATGAAaccaaaataaacaaataataatattttgtaagaATAATAGTACCGCGTATTTATAatcaaataattacatttatttatggaaacgaaaataatatgttttattaCCCTTAATATCATACAATTCTCAAAGGTAAGAAGAATATAGATTAGTTCAATAGaactaatttttttctatcttgATTATAGGCTGATAGagtaaaaatattctattacaatttaaaagaataagaatattttccaAAATTGACATTGGAAAGTTCAAAACTTCTCTAATTTATGTAGTTTGCATAtgactttttcatttattgcATTTTATCTTTATAATGGGACgattattcagtttataatttattaaattcacgGAATAAATAGTTATataccaatcaatcaatcaatcaatcaatctctttattcaaaacatacatcaaaatgtacatgaatgcgtctttctttattattttcaaaataataaaataaatacaagtgaaaaaaacaaaatacatcaacAATAGGTAGTCTAAATACATAATGAGTTGGCACTATAAAATTCTTCATAACTGTATAATTCTAATTCCACGATATActttttcagtttgtttttaaACCTTGTAATATCTTTTTCATGATTAATCTTAGTAGGAAGGTAAGTGATGAATTTGATGCCCATATAGGTCGGGCTTTTTTTGTACTTCTCTTTAATATGTTCTTTGATAATAAAGTTGTtcctatttcttgtattatagTCATGCACACTGGTTTGCCTGGGGAATTtgtcttcattattttttaagtgtaatattgttttataaatataaagtcCATACACAGTCATTAAttctaactttttaaaaaatgtcctACACGACTCTTGtctatttaaattaaatatttttcttactgCTTCTTTTTGGAGttttaatatcctattcaaGTTAAATGCACTAGTCCCACCATAAATCTCAATGCCATATGAAATATGAGAGTGGACAGTGGCATAATACACGGATCTCAAagttaataaattacaaatggGTGCCAGCCTTCTTAGTGCAAATATTCCTGTACTTACTTTTTTACATACTCTTGATACATGCTCTTCCCAATTGAGTTTGTTATCTAGATCTACGACTAaaaattttatgttatttaGGTTATTTAGCTTCAGTGTACTTTTTCTTTTGGGATTTCTACAGGTGAAATGTacaaattttgttttatcattatttaataaaaggtTCATTTTACTTAAAACGTTTTTTAAAAGCTATATTGTgtcattacatttttcttcgatTATATCCAAATCTTTGTCGAATATGCTTAAACTAATGTCATCAGCGTACATACAAAATTTAGTACTTTCAATTACATCTTTCGCATATTTTGGTAATCCCCCCAAATAGCAAAGGAACAAAAATGGCCCCAAAACAGATCCCTGCGGAACAGAGTAGTTCATGTACCTTAAACTAGATTTAATATCActtactttatttttatcataatactTTATATTTACATATTGACTTCGACCCACCAAATATGATTCCATCCAGTTGAGCTCTTTTCCACAAATTCCAtaagtttctagtttttttaataatattctgtgATCTACAGAGTCAAATGCTTTTGTTAAATCTAGGAAGGTGCCAACAATGCTGTACCCTTTGTCcaatttctctaaaatattttcaataaactctatCAAGGCAGTCGTTGTAGACCTGTTTTTTCTGTAACCATGTTGTTCCGTGTCTAGTAATTtgtttgtttcaaaataattaataagctgTATTAGCAtacttttttcatatatttttgcTATTGAAGGTTGAATTGCTAAAGGTCTATAATTTAAAGGATCGTAAGGATCTCCTTTTTTGAACACTGGTATCACTTTTGATACTTTTAGTTCATCTGGATACTTACCAAGTATGAGTGACGCGTTAATTACATGTAGCAGAGGCTTAATTAGGAATGATTTAGCTTCTTTAATAATTCTCATGGGAATTTCATCATACCCtgctgaccactttggtttAATTGAATCGATGATATTGGGCAATGTCTCTTCATCAATTGTTTTGGAGATAAACTTGAAATCTGTGATATGTAGCTCTTTATCATTTATTGGTGTGCCAGATTTGCTTAGATTCGGTACAACATGAGTATCGACCATTTCTACAAAATTAGTGTTAAGTATATTTGCGACATCATAAGGATTATCTATAACTAAATTGTTATTCCTGAGTAAAATATTCTTGCAAACcttatcatttttgttttgtgtttcGGTATTCACTATAtgccaaattatttatttacatttgttgaatttttcagTTTAGCTTCAATGTGTTTAGTTTTCTTTAATTTAATAGTTTTTCTAAAGCGTTTCTTATGAGCTTTTAAATTTTCCTTCAAATTGATATCACTTTTATTTGTCCTAAATAATCTATTAGCTTGTATGAGATTTTCGTGCTCATTGACAACTTCAACATCAATCCACTTATTTTTAAGTCTCTTCTTCACAATTTTACTTAGAGGAAAATGccaattaaaataatactttaGTGAATTGTAAAAATAAGTGAATTTACTCTCAACAGGACTCAAATAAAGCTCAGTCCAGTCTATTGTGGCTAGGTCATTCTTAAAACAAGTaatttgatcattttcataCCTCCTAACCATTTTAATAACTCCTTTACTTTTAAGCTTATTATTTACatctaatatattgaaaatttgccCATCGTGATCCGAGAGTGCCGTAATTAAACACTCCACAAGAATATCCCTTTTGTTAAGACTGGTGATGAAATTATCAATTGCCGATTCACATGAGTCAGTTATTCTAGTGGGTATATCTACGGTATATTTTAATCCATgcatatttattacattgataaaatCAGTTTTCTTTCTACCCTCCCTCAAAACATCGACATTGAAGTCTCCCCCTATTACtacatttttattaatcttaCAGATCTCTAttaaaaatcgattaaattTTTCCAGGAACATCTCAATATTTTCTGATAGAGTTCTATAAAATCCAGCTACAATATATTTCTtgttatatatttctatttcgaTTGTACATGTCTCAAAAAtcttatattcatttataacatttattgtctTAGTCATGATGTTTCTGCATTCGATTAGTCTATCAGATACTAATATCAATACTCCACCCCCCCTAAAAGACTTCCTTACATACCAACACTTACAATAATATCctggtattttaattttttgaatttcattttcatttaatttatgtCCAGTCACAATAACTATGTCTGGTTTGATTTCctgtaatgtaataattagtGCATCAATTCGAGACTCCAAATGCTGTATGTTTTGATGGAAGATTACTAACCCATTCTTTAGTTTACAATTCACATTTTTTACTCTATAACTCTTAATTCTAGTTTTCTTGTCTTTATTCAGTTTAAAATGTTTTAGGTTGGCAACTCTCCTTTTTGAACTAAATAGTTTAAACTAGATGTACTCATATTCATCATAGCACCAAATTGAGGTGTTTGTCCTAACAATAGCGAGACATTTTCATTCAGCTCAGCAGATGCATTTTCATTACCTTTATCACCTGTAGTTTGCCCATTTGACTCCACTTCTTCTCTCATGTGTCCTATCGAGTCTAATCTACTCCTATCAATACCCTCGGCCATTccacaatttattattggaatattggATACAGGCCTACCTGCATAATCAgtgttatttttcatttccaagatatgatttttcaacaattttactaATTTTGGTTTACCTTTTTGTTTGTTTAAATGCAAGCCAAGCTGCGTATAATCAGTGATGTCAAAATTGTTCAGATCAATGATCTTCGTGTTAGGTATATTTGTAATTTCATCAGCCATCCATGCGTTGAGCTTATTAACATTGATATTCAATAATGGTTTATCATACCTAAATGGGATGGATAATATGACTACTTTAGAGCGTTTAGAAATTTTCCTTATTCTACTTAGGTCTAAGTTTGTAGGCTGCACTGTTTTATTAACCACGTCGTTAGTACCTGCTAAAATTAGGTACCACTCTGTCATTTACATTGTAGTCTTTTGTGAGCATGTCAATATCCCGCGTCACTTCGTTAAAAGTACCTCCTGGTTTCGATATAACCGTTGCCTCAAACCCACTTTCTTTCACCAGCTCATTCAACTCCCATCCAATGTCCCTCCCATGACTGTCAGACAGCACTAAAACcttatttacaattttcttcttatttttcactGTTGACTTTTTTCTGTTATTATATGTAGCCCTTTTACCGTACCGTAGATAATTCTTATTATTAGTCtcaactccgcctaataaagatttttttcatttcatttcattaggATTTAATGCagaatattcataaatattgtgacttttttcatgaaatgtgaattatttcatgaataaagTGAGCTAATCAAATTTATATAGTACCGTACCTTCtagatcaaatcaaatttcatttattccgtGAGTTGCATGAAAAAGACAAGCTTCGCAACATAGAatcgtcacaatcaataataaaacacaGAACATATAATAGTGCAAGGAGGAGACGTCAAAAAACAACACTGCCTCTAGGAGCACCCATTCATCTATATTCATCGAGATAAAGTAGATCTTATTCGATATCGATGCTTCTATAAACCATGCACAAACCTAGGATTGATTTAGGAAGTCATCATCCCCGTCATGTGTTACTGTAGGTCattgaaaatgtgaaaaatgaacaatttgaagTTATTAAAATagttacttattattattaaacgaaaatccaaattaattcattagcatttgaataattgcaatatctcagcaGTTTTCATCTGTAAAAATAGTGATTGTTGTTGGGATCTGATTTCAAAGCCTAAATAATTCAAGTCTTAGTACAATATTAAATTACTTCCAATTTTCTTTACATGTTAATGCAATATTGCTGTTGAACAATGTCAATATAATTTGAGGTTGGTGTGTGGTTGTATCGAAATTGAATGTGACAGTGGATAGGCTTCCCATCAATCTAATATCTCTAAAAATacacaatatttttaattttatatttttccaaagtatttattttataatgtctATCAATTTCCATTATATCCTGTACATACCGACTTATTACATAACATTAGATTTTTCACTCGTTCTACCTTCAAGATATTCTCATCTCAGCTCATTACCACGTCATTTTAGCTACAACAATTTGTTTGTCATAATgatgataaatatatatttttcaataaaacaacACAccattttaatgttttattgttGTATTTATGTAGTTGACCAGTGGTGTATTTGTAGTTGTATTTTGTGTATTTATGTagtaattcattcattgtataatttaatttaatgtaTACAGCAGAATAGGAATAAACTATTAGCTAGCAATATATTTGAAGAGTTCATTACTGATATACTATTTTCATTTGATATATCCTAGTCTCCCATTTCTCTCACCAATCCAATGCAGAACAAAATGATATATCTCGTCCCTCCTGATCCGATTAAATCTTACTACGCTTTCTTCTTCACATTCTTCATCTCTGATGAAATCGAGGATTTACACCGTCATGTCGATTCTGATCTAAACCTTATTCTAAATCTCACAACATCAGTGTCATATTTTCCATCCCTTTAGCAAATAAGTAGGTCTCCATTGCGATATTGAGCAGGTCTATGCAATAGATCCATATTTCATTCAGATCAAACCTttatatttcaatcatttatcCAAGGgccaaaattattcatattctatACTGATAAGACCTTCCTATTCCAAATATGAaatgacaatttcattcaaGGACTTCATTGCAATTGAATACGTCGGTCTATGCAATATAACCATATTATTTCATTCTGATCAAACCTTTTTTACTGTAGTATTCCAATTAGCTATGGACCAACATTATTCATACTTCATATCGATAGAACCTTCCTATCAAAAATTTATAAGGACAggaattattcatatttcataccGAAAAAACCTTCCTTTTGTACAAAAATATCCACACTTCATACCGATAGAATCTTCATATTCCATCACCTATTCAAGGATTAAATCACCCATATTTCGTACCGATCAAACCTTCCTATTCGAAATATCTAAGAACCAACATTATTGGGCCTCCTCTGATCCACGGTGACGTCATCATCAGCGCTGCTCTCTCTGTCCCTGCCCGGCTGCTGACAGAGCTCGTTGCGCTGCAGCAAGTCCTCCATCACATTGTTGTGCACCGACGAGCCTCTAGTTGACGCACTGGCACTGCCCAGCGACTGTCTGCCCCCCGAGCTGCCCGAGTTCAAAGACAGGTGACTGAACTCCCGAGTTGTCCGCTTTTTGGGCGGCACCACCATTGTCTCGCTCTGTGGCTCGAAGGTGAGCTCAGTGAGACGAACTATGTCCTTGTTGTGTTTGCGATCCCAGACGGGCAGGTCGATACGGACGCTTTCGGGGAGAAGGTTTTGTCGGTTCTTTTGAGCGAAGTTCAGTGACGTTTTGATTTTGTCGGTCATGAGGGGAACAACAGGTAGGAACCATAGGTCGTTGATGACGTCCTCGATAGTGTGTCGGTCGTCCGGGTTGGGGTCTAGGAGGTGGCTGACCAGTTTGATGGCTTCTGTGGAGAGCGTGTTGGCGATCGCCGGTCGGAACTTCCACTGTCGTCGCGTCTGTTTGAGGTACATGGCGTCGACACTCAGCTCACGGAACGGCATCACCTGGTTGAGCATGACGAACACGACCACGCCGTATGACCAGATGTCGCATCCTTTGCCGTCGTACTTGTCGGCTTTGAGCACCTCGGGCGCCGCGTAGGCCAGCGACCCGCAGAAGGTGCGACTGAGTCGGTACTCTCCGGCCGCATCGCACAGGAACCGTGCGAAGCCGAAGTCGGCGAGCTTGAGATTGTTGCGTGCCGTGATGAGGATGTTCTCGCACTTGATGTCGCGGTGCGCGATGTCCAGCTGGTGCAGGAAGTGGATGCCCATCGCCAGCTGGCTCGCCCACACGCGTGCGTGAGACTCTTCAAGGTGCCCGTGCTTCAGCACGTAGTCGAGCAGGTCGCCTTTCTCCGCAAAACTGCAACCAACACACAAATCATAGACGTTAAAAAAGGCAAGCAAATCACGAATGTTCAATTACACTCTTATGATTTTTGTGTTCAACAATGAAAGCTATTGAAGAACAAGATAGAAATGAGGCTGATTTTCTTTCACTACAAAATAAACCTTACCTATCATTCGaatcaatttttccaattcaatttatttcaccaaaaaacaaaaacaatacaaagattCTAGaacgaaaaaatcaatttttcgaAATATCTATATtaactatttgtaaaaatgtCCTTACTTATGAAATTACAAATCAAAGAATCAAATTTAGTGTATAAACGGAACATTTTGGACGAAGAAGGATAAGCAACctcataaatataatacaatatttcacTCAATTAAAGCTGCAAACTTGAGTTCACTTCTATAGTCTCGCATC comes from the Nilaparvata lugens isolate BPH chromosome 1, ASM1435652v1, whole genome shotgun sequence genome and includes:
- the LOC111063394 gene encoding testis-specific serine/threonine-protein kinase 6 isoform X2 — translated: MPFFKSEGVKMLEKRGYVFQRKLGEGAYSKVWLTTMMHEQEDGNTAEKDKDMQPVSLACKIIDTRSAERRFVTKFLPRELDILPKLKHPHLVHCHGIYQVKAVFYIFTSFAEKGDLLDYVLKHGHLEESHARVWASQLAMGIHFLHQLDIAHRDIKCENILITARNNLKLADFGFARFLCDAAGEYRLSRTFCGSLAYAAPEVLKADKYDGKGCDIWSYGVVVFVMLNQVMPFRELSVDAMYLKQTRRQWKFRPAIANTLSTEAIKLVSHLLDPNPDDRHTIEDVINDLWFLPVVPLMTDKIKTSLNFAQKNRQNLLPESVRIDLPVWDRKHNKDIVRLTELTFEPQSETMVVPPKKRTTREFSHLSLNSGSSGGRQSLGSASASTRGSSVHNNVMEDLLQRNELCQQPGRDRESSADDDVTVDQRRPNNVGS